One window of the Maylandia zebra isolate NMK-2024a linkage group LG19, Mzebra_GT3a, whole genome shotgun sequence genome contains the following:
- the gnmt gene encoding glycine N-methyltransferase: protein MSVDSVFRTRSLGVAAVGLPDQYADGKAAKVWQLYIGDTKSRTQEYRSWVVSLLKQHGVRSVLDVACGTGIDSIMLVEEGFNLVSVDASDKMLKYALKARWDRRKEPAFDQWVIEEANWLTLSEDIQKPGDGFDAVICLGNSFAHLPDFKGDQSDQKLALRNIASMVRPGGVLIIDHRNYDYILETGRAPQGKNIYYKSDLTQDITTSVLWVNSKPHMITLDYTIQVPQATLQNLPEVSKFRLSYYPHCLDSFRGLLNEAFNGKLEHAVYGDFKTYVPGQSQAPCYFIHVCKKKA, encoded by the exons ATGTCGGTCGACAGCGTGTTTAGGACCCGGTCCCTCGGTGTGGCAGCCGTAGGTCTTCCTGATCAATACGCCGATGGCAAAGCAGCGAAAGTGTGGCAGCTGTACATCGGAGACACGAAGAGCAGGACGCAGGAGTACAGGAGCTGGGTGGTGTCCCTGCTGAAGCAGCACGGGGTGCGGAGTGTGCTGGATGTAGCCTGCGGAACAGG GATTGACTCCATTATGTTGGTGGAGGAGGGGTTTAATTTAGTGAGTGTGGATGCCAGCGACAAAATGCTCAAGTATGCACTGAAGGCGAGATGGGACAGGAGAAAAGAACCAGCTTTTGACCAGTGGg TGATTGAAGAGGCCAACTGGCTGACTTTATCAGAAGACATTCAGAAACCAGGAGATGGTTTTGATGCTGTCATCTGCCTCGGCAACTCATTTGCCCACTTACCAGACTTTAAAG GGGACCAGAGTGACCAAAAGCTGGCCCTTCGAAACATCGCCAGTATGGTCAGACCAGGTGGGGTCCTCATCATTGACCACCGCAATTACGACTACATCCTGGAGACCGGGCGTGCTCCACAAGGCAAGAACATCTACTACAAG agtGACCTAACTCAGGACATCACCACCTCAGTGTTGTGGGTCAACAGTAAGCCACATATGATCACTCTGGACTACACCATCCAAGTGCCACAGGCCACCCTCCAGAACCTGCCTGAAGTTAG TAAATTCCGTTTGTCCTACTACCCTCACTGCCTGGACAGCTTCAGAGGTCTGCTGAACGAGGCCTTCAACGGCAAACTGGAGCACGCCGTTTACGGAGATTTCAAGACTTACGTGCCGGGCCAGTCTCAGGCTCCATGCTACTTCATCCACGTCTGTAAGAAAAAGGCCTAA